TCTAATTTTAATTCACTAAATAAGAATTTTTTTGAACTATAAAACCTAAATCTTCCTACTCTAACTTTATTAATTATTGTTTCTGATCCAACATTTGACGAAAATCCAATTATACAGTCATTGAATCTTTTAAAATTATGAGTTTTATATATTGGATTTTGTAATTGTGAGGAATTAGAAATAACTTCTAAGTTTATCTGATCAAAAATATTTACATCATAATTCAAAATTAAAAAACATTGATATGCATTAAGAAGCAAGCCATTTTTGCTTTCTAAAAAAATTTCGAATTCAAGATTATGAGAATTTATTTGATGAATATTTTCTACTGTAAATGAATAAATATATCCTGAACCATTTATAACATTTTGAAACATTATAAAAACTAATGTTGCTTGTATAAAAAAAACTATTTTTTTAATTCTTTCCATAAACCATTATTCGCAGAAATTATAAAATTTGTTTTATTAAATTCACATATTCCCCAACAATTATTTTTAAATGTTGAAGGTTTAATTATAAATTTGTCGTAATCGATAGTATATAAACCAGTGATAGAAGAAATATATTTTTCACTAATATCTATTCCATTAATTGAGGAAATTTCTTCCCAATCATTTACATTTTTTCTTTTCAAGTAAATTTTAAATCCCGCAATTATTAGATTCTCAAATTCATCCTCATAAATTGAATAAATTTTCCAAGGGGGGAATTTATGTATTTTACTAAATTCAGAATGTTGAGCTTCATAAAAAGTGCCGTCTTCGCCTCCGGCGTACATTTTACTTTTACCAACTTTAACTGAATAAATGGGATTTTCCAAATCTTGAAAATTCCATGTTTTACCAAAATTTTCACTAATGAATATTCCCCCATTACCTGGGAAACCTACTCCTAATAAAATTGTGCTATCATTAATACTTATTGATTGAACTTCATCATTTATGCCTTCTACCCAAGTCCAAGAAAGACCATCATCAAGTGAATAAAGAAAAGTACTCGGCTTTTGGGCACCCCATAAACCAACGAAAATTTTTTCATCAATTACTTTAATTGAACGTACAGGTTTTTGAATCAATGAATCCCATCTTGTTATATCTATACTTTTGAACAAGCCTTCTTTACATCCTATATAGAATGAAACACCACTATCAATACAATAAATTTGGTCTGAAGGAGCATTTGTCTTTATCCAATTATTGTCGTAATCTTCAAAAAATAGACTTAACCCGTTAATAAATATTAAACTATTTAGAATAATAAATAGCACATGTTCTCCTTATTTAACAAACATCATTTTTCTTGAATGAACAAAATTCTTAGTTTTTAACTGATATATATAAAGTCCAGTTGTTAATTTATTTGCATTAAATTTTATGTTATGAAAACCAGCATTTAAAGTTCCGTTGATTAGACTAGCAACTTGTTTTCCAAGAATGTCGTAAACTTTTAATGTAACTTCACTTTTAGTATTTAATGAAAAAGAAATATTTGTTTCCGGATTAAATGGATTGGGATAGTTTTGATATAATTCAATATTTGATGGTATCGTTTCATTTTCCTTAATATCAGTTAGAGGATTAAAATTAGTAAATCTTAATTTGAAATTATATTTTGTTAATGCCGGATTTAGTTCAATTGAGTCCCGCCCCGAAAGTATTGTTTCCGGAATTATTAATCCGCCCAATTGATCTGAAATAATTGCTTCAATTCCAACCGGATAATTAATTTTTAATTTGTTTCCAGCAACCATATTAATAACTTCTAAAGTTAGTAAATGCTCACCGGTATACGGGAATCCTGTATAGTTGCGTACGTCTGGAATTATGCCTGTTGGATAATTTGTTATTAAAAATCTTCCATAAATTCCTCCTGGAGGTGCTGGTGGACCCTCAATTTCATATACTCCTGTTTGATCATGAGGCCCATCAAAGTTATCAGATGCTTTTGTATCAAGAGCCCATAAAATTCTAGTTTTTTCAAATGTATCAGTAACTTGATTTACTATAACTGAATCCAAATAACCATCATAATCCGAAGATTTTTGAGCATTAACAATAACGGAAGTGATTGTTAAAATATAAATTAGAAACCAAAATTTTTTCATATAATTATTCCTATAAATACTTTATGAGTTAATTAAAACTATCTCATCTATAAAGATGAGATAGTTTATTTTAAATTATTTCAACATCATCATTTTTCTAACAGCATTAAAATCTCCCTTACCTGCATTCATTCTAACAATGTAAATTCCGCTATTAACAAATGATCCATTATTATTTGTTCCATCCCAATTTAATACTACTCTTCCACGATCTACTTCACCAAGGAAAAGAGTTTTAACTTCTTGTCCTAAAACGTTATAAATAATCAGAGAAACATTATTTGTTTCAGGAACAGAAAATTCAATTTTAGTTGATGGATTAAATGGATTTGGGTAATTTTGTTCTAATGCATATTCTGTTGGTAAAATTGGAGCTGATTCAAAAGCATAAACTATTTCAACATCCTCAATTTCTTGATTTTCAGTATTGGCAACTATAAAGCTCTCAAGTTTAACATTTTCAGGATTTACAACTTCCAATGGTATAGAAACAAGAGAGTGTTTTCCGGGTTCAAGAATTTTACTATTACTATTATCGTATATAAGTACTCTTAGTTTTTGAGCTACTTGCTGATAATATACTTTTCCCAATTCAGTTGATAAATCAAGATTTTTACTTACCAAATTAAGAATGTTATTATAATTTAATTGAACGCCTTTAACTGCGATCTTATTTTCAATTACTGCACTTAATTCGTTTTCAGTAACATAAACAGTTATTCTCGCATCTGCATTATAATTTGATTTACTTAAAGTATTTGATTCTGCAACTATTTCAAATGATTTTACTGATAAATTTCCACGAGAAGGAGTTCCATCTGGGAATTCTCCATCTAGGATTATTTTTTGAATTAGAGCTAAATCTTGAACGTTAACTATACCATCACCATTACTTGACCAAGGAGCAATATCTGCCCTTTCAAATTTACTTCCAGCCATAAGTTTAACTTCCAAAATGTGATCAACAACATCTAATAAATCAAGTAAATTTATAGTTCCATCATTATTAACATCACCTTTTGAACCATGAGTTGATCCGTTTCTTATTTCTATAATTTGAGTTAATGTATCAGCACTTGGAACTGTGGTAATTTGTGTTGCATCAACTTCACTTGCATAAACTTCAATTAATTCAATTGATGTTCTTTGGGTATCTGGTTGATTAATATCGGCAACATAGTAATCAAAAACAAAAAGGTCTTTATAATCTCCTGCTAATAATGTTGTAGTTCCATTTCCATAAAGAAGAATATTAATTTCATCAACAGTTGTTAACATATCAGAAGATAAATTTCCTCTAACTATATTTGTTAAAAAATTCCAATTACCTAGTTGTGCTACAGGAATTGCATTTCCCAATCTAACTTCATCTAAGATAATTTTACCATTAGTAACTAATTTTAATTCAAGTGCATGTAAGCCTTCTGTTCCTTCATATTTTAAACCAAGGCTATCCGTAAAACTTCTTTTGTCTACTCTAACAACCGTATCAACTTTTAATTCATTTGCTGCATTGTATCCATGGAAATAGAAAACACCTCTTGAGCCCACAAATCCTGAACCCGAAGCAGTAATAACATTAGGTGAACTAGTTGCATCGCTAACAAAGCTTATATTTGCATTTGAATTACCACCTGCTGTTGGTGAAAATCGAACTGTATAAACTTCTGAAGCACCTGGTGCAATTGTCGCAGTTACATTGCCTGTAACAGTAAATGACGGATTATCAGAAGTAACATTACTCATAATCATTGGATTTGAAGCTCCTTGATTAGTAATTGTAATATTTACATTACTAAAGGAACCAACGGCAACAGAACCAAATGATAACGAAGAAGGATTTGCAGAAAATGTTGCTCCCGGAACTTGTCCAAAACCAGTTACAGCAACTAAGTCAGTGCTTGATGATATAAATTCAATATTACCTGAATAAGTCTGAGCTGCAGTTGGTGCAAAAGTAACTGTAAATGCTTGTGATCCACTGGCAGCAATATTTGCTGTAGTTGGGTTTATTGAATATCCTGCTGGAAGATTAATTTGTGTTATATCAAGAGCTTGTGTGGGACTTGTATTATTAACAGTTAAAGATAAATCTGACGTATTACCTACCGCAACACCATTAAAATTTAGAGATGCTGGTGAAGAAGAAAAATTTGAAGGAGGTGCTGGTGGGGTAAAATTAGTAAATGTTATAACAAAATCATAAGAAGTAAGTGCGGAATTAAGTGCAACGCTTGCATTCCCAGTTAAAGTTTGATTATAAATTGTTCCAGTTAGTTTATCCTTAATTTGAATTGAAATACCTGTTGGTAAATTAACTGATAATTGGTTAGGTGTTGTTAGACCTACTAATTCTAATGTTAAAGTTGTAGAACCGGAATATGGAAAACTTGTATAACCTCTAACATCCGGTATCAAACCAGTAGGACGTCCAGCTATTGGAAATCTTACATAAAGTCCAGCTGGCGGAGCTGGCGGTCCTTCTAATTCAAATGCAGCAATATCATCAAATCCATCAGTTGCTAAAGGATGAAGTGCCCAAAGGGCTCTTGACCTTTCTGTTCCTTGTGTTACAACTACTGAATCCATATAAGAATAGTTACTTGCATTTTGAGCAAGCATACTACTCAAATTCAGCAGAACTAGTGCAAAAATAAATATTAATTTTTTCATTTTTTTATCCTCATGCTTAACTATTAGTTTATTTTATATAAGTTTTTTCATATATTTATTTGTTTTTTGTTACTGAAAGTAGCATTAAACCATGATTTACTCGGCAATCCTATGAAAATAGGATTGCCATTTTTTTTTAGATTATTTTAATAACATCATTTTTTGAACAGAAACAAAGTTGGAAGAAGTTAATTCGTAGAAATATAAACCTGATGATAAACCTTTTGCATTCCAATTAACACTATGGAAACCAGCTTCAACAGTCTCATCAACCAAAGTTTCTACCAATTCCCCTAAACTATTATAGATTCTCAATTTTACATTTGCAGTTTCTGGAAGAGAAAATCTTATTACTGTTGTTGGGTTAAATGGATTTGGATAGTTTTGTTCCAAAGTATATTCTGTAGGCACAGATAATACTGAAGAACCGCTTATATTTATCAAATAATTAACTGCTTCACTAACAACAAATTCTTCACCATTTTTTACTTGATGGCCTGTTATTTCTAAATTTGTACCTTCGAGTTTTACAGTTACCGGATATTTCACACCATTTAATTTGATATCTTTTGAACCGTTTATTACATCAACTAATCT
The nucleotide sequence above comes from Ignavibacteriota bacterium. Encoded proteins:
- a CDS encoding T9SS type A sorting domain-containing protein; the encoded protein is MKKFWFLIYILTITSVIVNAQKSSDYDGYLDSVIVNQVTDTFEKTRILWALDTKASDNFDGPHDQTGVYEIEGPPAPPGGIYGRFLITNYPTGIIPDVRNYTGFPYTGEHLLTLEVINMVAGNKLKINYPVGIEAIISDQLGGLIIPETILSGRDSIELNPALTKYNFKLRFTNFNPLTDIKENETIPSNIELYQNYPNPFNPETNISFSLNTKSEVTLKVYDILGKQVASLINGTLNAGFHNIKFNANKLTTGLYIYQLKTKNFVHSRKMMFVK
- a CDS encoding choice-of-anchor D domain-containing protein, which encodes MKKLIFIFALVLLNLSSMLAQNASNYSYMDSVVVTQGTERSRALWALHPLATDGFDDIAAFELEGPPAPPAGLYVRFPIAGRPTGLIPDVRGYTSFPYSGSTTLTLELVGLTTPNQLSVNLPTGISIQIKDKLTGTIYNQTLTGNASVALNSALTSYDFVITFTNFTPPAPPSNFSSSPASLNFNGVAVGNTSDLSLTVNNTSPTQALDITQINLPAGYSINPTTANIAASGSQAFTVTFAPTAAQTYSGNIEFISSSTDLVAVTGFGQVPGATFSANPSSLSFGSVAVGSFSNVNITITNQGASNPMIMSNVTSDNPSFTVTGNVTATIAPGASEVYTVRFSPTAGGNSNANISFVSDATSSPNVITASGSGFVGSRGVFYFHGYNAANELKVDTVVRVDKRSFTDSLGLKYEGTEGLHALELKLVTNGKIILDEVRLGNAIPVAQLGNWNFLTNIVRGNLSSDMLTTVDEINILLYGNGTTTLLAGDYKDLFVFDYYVADINQPDTQRTSIELIEVYASEVDATQITTVPSADTLTQIIEIRNGSTHGSKGDVNNDGTINLLDLLDVVDHILEVKLMAGSKFERADIAPWSSNGDGIVNVQDLALIQKIILDGEFPDGTPSRGNLSVKSFEIVAESNTLSKSNYNADARITVYVTENELSAVIENKIAVKGVQLNYNNILNLVSKNLDLSTELGKVYYQQVAQKLRVLIYDNSNSKILEPGKHSLVSIPLEVVNPENVKLESFIVANTENQEIEDVEIVYAFESAPILPTEYALEQNYPNPFNPSTKIEFSVPETNNVSLIIYNVLGQEVKTLFLGEVDRGRVVLNWDGTNNNGSFVNSGIYIVRMNAGKGDFNAVRKMMMLK